The Erigeron canadensis isolate Cc75 chromosome 4, C_canadensis_v1, whole genome shotgun sequence genome window below encodes:
- the LOC122596326 gene encoding uncharacterized protein LOC122596326 isoform X1, whose amino-acid sequence MVKKLMYVIALPASNNTANSGRCHSLQGYDNNKEKKSNMTLHPLGSRKDEEANLLTENTLHYRFTNSQFSNKVDEEGGQSNTKWKKGGLEVEYSSLNLDQNYNYNNTDSTSRQQQPDAPKQIENFVTDNTHGKGGAIILNRKGNIKRVNLYSTMEEHLRANLHEKEDKVSIKNKEGFDAISPNDLDDNPFAQYAYTGDGGHLGDRFRLSNSNKTINSKEKQDPVSSKIASPYFPKAVAELDISNFFDQKITSPSYHQTTPKEKEKFVGSQTVKLSPYFPNTVTVKEGSSIAVGHQKMSPYCSKMTQEKIQGPADSQITPSYISMAVPASDVSLPFDQTMLPSYSLSALNEKQNSGIQTMRVSPYIPNVVTEKEGFFAVGHQKMLPDYTNMTLEKKSGPVCSEVKSPHSFKAVPEKDVSVLVDQTMSHSNSQSSLNKMKNSVGIQIRRVSPYFPVAVTEKNDDRTVKVSPYFSKALSEKVGSVQKKQPSTAEGKGLHYIIKTVIVKKGFFRGGQNKSRSTMKVKLSPYFLNGSCKIQKMVQKKGTLTAAQRRDEAYKKKTPDNTWRPPRSYYHLIQEDHVHDPWRVVVICILLNRTQGVQVKRVISEFFSLCPDAKTALEVPLDAIQRVIKTLGFHITRTWRIHIFSQEYLYKDWTHITQLHGVGKYAADAYAIFVTGHWNRVRPNDHMLNKYWNFLHLNRNLLMTHAKQSE is encoded by the exons ATGGTGAAGAAATTGATGTATGTAATCGCTCTTCCAGCCTCGAATAATACAGCCAACAGCGGCAGGTGTCATTCACTCCAG GGTTATGACAATAACAAGGAAAAGAAAAGCAACATGACCCTACACCCACTTGGCAGCAGAAAGGACGAGGAAGCGAATCTTCTAACAGAAAACACTTTACACTACCGTTTTACCAACAGTCAATTTTCTAATAAAGTGGATGAGGAGGGAGGCCAAAGTAATACCAAATGGAAAAAGGGTGGGTTAGAGGTTGAATACTCTTCTTTGAATCTGGACCagaattataattataataatacagACTCCACATCACGACAACAACAGCCTGATGCCCCTAAACAGATTGAGAACTTTGTAACCGATAATACTCATGGTAAGGGGGGTGCAATTATTTTGAATCGTAAGGGCAACATCAAGAGAGTAAACCTTTATTCCACAATGGAGGAGCATCTCAGAGCGAATTTACACGAGAAGGAGGATAAAGTTTCTATAAAGAATAAGGAGGGTTTTGATGCAATTTCTCCCAATGATCTTGATGATAATCCCTTTGCCCAATATGCGTACACAGGTGATGGTGGTCATTTAGGTGACAGATTTCGGCTTTCAAACTCTAATAAGACGATCAACTCCAAAGAAAAGCAAGACCCTGTTAGCAGTAAAATTGCATCTCCATATTTTCCTAAGGCAGTGGCAGAATTAGACATCTCGAATTTTTTTGATCAGAAGATAACGTCACCCTCCTATCATCAAACAACAcctaaagaaaaggaaaaatttGTTGGCAGTCAAACCGTTAAACTGTCACCCTACTTCCCCAACACAGTGACAGTGAAAGAAGGCTCCTCCATTGCTGTTGGTCATCAGAAGATGTCACCCTATTGTTCCAAAATGACACAGGAGAAAATACAAGGCCCTGCTGACAGTCAAATTACCCCATCCTATATCTCCATGGCTGTGCCAGCAAGCGATGTCTCTCTTCCTTTTGATCAGACAATGTTACCCTCCTACTCTCTATCAGCACTAAACGAAAAGCAAAACTCTGGCATTCAAACCATGAGAGTGTCACCCTACATCCCTAATGTAGTAACAGAAAAAGAAGGCTTCTTTGCTGTAGGTCATCAGAAGATGTTACCCGATTATACCAACATGACACTAGAAAAAAAATCAGGCCCTGTTTGTAGTGAAGTCAAGTCACCTCATTCCTTTAAGGCAGTTCCAGAAAAAGACGTCTCTGTTTTAGTTGACCAGACAATGTCGCACTCCAATTCTCAATCATCactaaacaaaatgaaaaattcTGTTGGCATTCAGATCAGAAGAGTGTCCCCCTACTTCCCTGTCGCAGTAACAGAAAAAAATGATGATCGAACTGTGAAGGTGTCACCCTACTTTTCCAAGGCATTGTCAGAAAAAGTGGGATCCGTTCAGAAGAAACAACCCTCCACTGCGGAGGGAAAAGGGTTACACTACATTATCAAGACTGTAATAGTAAAAAAAGGATTTTTTCGTGGTGGCCAGAACAAATCACGCTCCACCATGAAGGTGAAATTGTCACCCTACTTTTTGAATGGAAGCTGCAAGATACAGAAAATGGTTCAGAAGAAAGGAACCCTAACTGCTGCCCAAAGGCGAGATGAGGCTTACAAAAAGAAGACTCCAGATAACACTTGGAGGCCCCCGCGATCCTATTATCATCTCATTCAGGAGGATCATGTCCATGATCCGTGGAGGGTTGTGGTTATTTGTATACTTCTAAACAGAACACAAGGCGTGCAG GTTAAAAGGGTGATATCGGAGTTCTTTTCCCTATGCCCAGATGCGAAGACTGCTTTAGAGGTTCCACTAGATGCAATTCAAAGGGTTATAAAAACACTTGGGTTTCATATAACAAGGACATGGAGGATCCACATCTTTTCTCAGGAATATCTATATAAAGACTGGACACACATCACCCAACTACATGGCGTTGGGAA GTATGCGGCAGATGCATATGCAATATTTGTTACAGGGCATTGGAATCGTGTGAGACCCAATGATCATATGCTAAACAAGTACTGGAATTTTCTTCATCTTAATAGGAATTTATTGATGACACATGCAAAGCAGTCCGAGTAA
- the LOC122596326 gene encoding uncharacterized protein LOC122596326 isoform X2, with translation MTLHPLGSRKDEEANLLTENTLHYRFTNSQFSNKVDEEGGQSNTKWKKGGLEVEYSSLNLDQNYNYNNTDSTSRQQQPDAPKQIENFVTDNTHGKGGAIILNRKGNIKRVNLYSTMEEHLRANLHEKEDKVSIKNKEGFDAISPNDLDDNPFAQYAYTGDGGHLGDRFRLSNSNKTINSKEKQDPVSSKIASPYFPKAVAELDISNFFDQKITSPSYHQTTPKEKEKFVGSQTVKLSPYFPNTVTVKEGSSIAVGHQKMSPYCSKMTQEKIQGPADSQITPSYISMAVPASDVSLPFDQTMLPSYSLSALNEKQNSGIQTMRVSPYIPNVVTEKEGFFAVGHQKMLPDYTNMTLEKKSGPVCSEVKSPHSFKAVPEKDVSVLVDQTMSHSNSQSSLNKMKNSVGIQIRRVSPYFPVAVTEKNDDRTVKVSPYFSKALSEKVGSVQKKQPSTAEGKGLHYIIKTVIVKKGFFRGGQNKSRSTMKVKLSPYFLNGSCKIQKMVQKKGTLTAAQRRDEAYKKKTPDNTWRPPRSYYHLIQEDHVHDPWRVVVICILLNRTQGVQVKRVISEFFSLCPDAKTALEVPLDAIQRVIKTLGFHITRTWRIHIFSQEYLYKDWTHITQLHGVGKYAADAYAIFVTGHWNRVRPNDHMLNKYWNFLHLNRNLLMTHAKQSE, from the exons ATGACCCTACACCCACTTGGCAGCAGAAAGGACGAGGAAGCGAATCTTCTAACAGAAAACACTTTACACTACCGTTTTACCAACAGTCAATTTTCTAATAAAGTGGATGAGGAGGGAGGCCAAAGTAATACCAAATGGAAAAAGGGTGGGTTAGAGGTTGAATACTCTTCTTTGAATCTGGACCagaattataattataataatacagACTCCACATCACGACAACAACAGCCTGATGCCCCTAAACAGATTGAGAACTTTGTAACCGATAATACTCATGGTAAGGGGGGTGCAATTATTTTGAATCGTAAGGGCAACATCAAGAGAGTAAACCTTTATTCCACAATGGAGGAGCATCTCAGAGCGAATTTACACGAGAAGGAGGATAAAGTTTCTATAAAGAATAAGGAGGGTTTTGATGCAATTTCTCCCAATGATCTTGATGATAATCCCTTTGCCCAATATGCGTACACAGGTGATGGTGGTCATTTAGGTGACAGATTTCGGCTTTCAAACTCTAATAAGACGATCAACTCCAAAGAAAAGCAAGACCCTGTTAGCAGTAAAATTGCATCTCCATATTTTCCTAAGGCAGTGGCAGAATTAGACATCTCGAATTTTTTTGATCAGAAGATAACGTCACCCTCCTATCATCAAACAACAcctaaagaaaaggaaaaatttGTTGGCAGTCAAACCGTTAAACTGTCACCCTACTTCCCCAACACAGTGACAGTGAAAGAAGGCTCCTCCATTGCTGTTGGTCATCAGAAGATGTCACCCTATTGTTCCAAAATGACACAGGAGAAAATACAAGGCCCTGCTGACAGTCAAATTACCCCATCCTATATCTCCATGGCTGTGCCAGCAAGCGATGTCTCTCTTCCTTTTGATCAGACAATGTTACCCTCCTACTCTCTATCAGCACTAAACGAAAAGCAAAACTCTGGCATTCAAACCATGAGAGTGTCACCCTACATCCCTAATGTAGTAACAGAAAAAGAAGGCTTCTTTGCTGTAGGTCATCAGAAGATGTTACCCGATTATACCAACATGACACTAGAAAAAAAATCAGGCCCTGTTTGTAGTGAAGTCAAGTCACCTCATTCCTTTAAGGCAGTTCCAGAAAAAGACGTCTCTGTTTTAGTTGACCAGACAATGTCGCACTCCAATTCTCAATCATCactaaacaaaatgaaaaattcTGTTGGCATTCAGATCAGAAGAGTGTCCCCCTACTTCCCTGTCGCAGTAACAGAAAAAAATGATGATCGAACTGTGAAGGTGTCACCCTACTTTTCCAAGGCATTGTCAGAAAAAGTGGGATCCGTTCAGAAGAAACAACCCTCCACTGCGGAGGGAAAAGGGTTACACTACATTATCAAGACTGTAATAGTAAAAAAAGGATTTTTTCGTGGTGGCCAGAACAAATCACGCTCCACCATGAAGGTGAAATTGTCACCCTACTTTTTGAATGGAAGCTGCAAGATACAGAAAATGGTTCAGAAGAAAGGAACCCTAACTGCTGCCCAAAGGCGAGATGAGGCTTACAAAAAGAAGACTCCAGATAACACTTGGAGGCCCCCGCGATCCTATTATCATCTCATTCAGGAGGATCATGTCCATGATCCGTGGAGGGTTGTGGTTATTTGTATACTTCTAAACAGAACACAAGGCGTGCAG GTTAAAAGGGTGATATCGGAGTTCTTTTCCCTATGCCCAGATGCGAAGACTGCTTTAGAGGTTCCACTAGATGCAATTCAAAGGGTTATAAAAACACTTGGGTTTCATATAACAAGGACATGGAGGATCCACATCTTTTCTCAGGAATATCTATATAAAGACTGGACACACATCACCCAACTACATGGCGTTGGGAA GTATGCGGCAGATGCATATGCAATATTTGTTACAGGGCATTGGAATCGTGTGAGACCCAATGATCATATGCTAAACAAGTACTGGAATTTTCTTCATCTTAATAGGAATTTATTGATGACACATGCAAAGCAGTCCGAGTAA
- the LOC122598286 gene encoding DNA repair protein RAD51 homolog yields the protein MDQRQRNQKIVPEPQPHQDDSSDVAGPFPVEQLQASGIAATDVKKLKDAGFYTVESVAYSPRKELLQIKGISEAKVDKIVEAASKLVPLGFTSAGQLHAQRQEIIQITSGSGELDKILDGGIETGSITELYGEFRSGKTQLCHTLCVTCQLPLDQGGGEGKAMYIDAEGTFRPQRLLQIADRFGLNGTDVLDNVAYARAYNTDHQSRLLLEAASMMVETRFALMVVDSATALYRTDFSGRGELSARQMHLGKFLRSLQKLADEFGVAVVITNQVVAQVDGSAMFAGPQFKPIGGNIMAHASTTRLALRKGRGEERICKVISSPCLAEAEARFQISTEGVNDVKD from the exons ATGGATCAAAGACAAAGAAACCAAAAAATCGTCCCAGAACCACAACCCCATCAGGATGATTCCTCAGATGTCGCCGGCCCTTTTCCAGTTGAACAACTTCAG GCATCTGGAATTGCGGCCACTGATGTAAAGAAGCTGAAAGATGCTGGATTCTATACAGTCGAGTCTGTAGCATACTCTCCTAGAAAAGAGCTTCTGCAAATTAAAGGAATCAGTGAAGCTAAAGTGGATAAAATTGTTGAAGCAG CCTCCAAATTGGTCCCTTTGGGTTTCACGAGCGCAGGCCAACTTCATGCCCAGAGACAAGAAATAATTCAGATAACTTCAGGGTCTGGAGAGCTTGACAAGATATTAGATG GAGGAATTGAGACTGGATCTATAACTGAATTATATGGCGAGTTTCGCTCCGGGAAGACTCAGCTTTGTCACACTTTATGTGTAACTTGCCAA CTTCCATTGGATCAAGGTGGTGGTGAAGGGAAGGCGATGTATATTGATGCTGAAGGTACATTCAGGCCACAAAGACTTTTACAGATAGCCGACAG GTTTGGTTTGAACGGGACGGATGTTTTGGATAATGTAGCTTATGCACGAGCGTACAATACAGATCATCAGTCTAGGCTATTGCTTGAAGCAGCTTCAATGATGGTCGAAACCAG GTTTGCACTTATGGTAGTGGACAGTGCAACAGCCCTTTATAGAACTGATTTTTCTGGTCGAGGGGAACTATCAGCCCGGCAGATGCATCTTGGAAAGTTTCTGAGGAGCCTACAGAAGTTAGCAGACGAG TTTGGTGTGGCGGTGGTGATCACTAATCAAGTGGTGGCACAAGTAGATGGTTCTGCCATGTTTGCTGGGCCTCAATTTAAACCAATCGGTGGTAACATCATGGCTCATGCTTCTACAACCAG GTTAGCTTTGAGGAAAGGAAGGGGAGAAGAACGAATTTGTAAAGTAATTAGTTCCCCGTGTTTAGCTGAAGCTGAAGCCAGGTTCCAGATTTCTACTGAAGGTGTTAATGATGTTAAGGACTGA